The proteins below come from a single Mercenaria mercenaria strain notata chromosome 3, MADL_Memer_1, whole genome shotgun sequence genomic window:
- the LOC123524137 gene encoding neurocalcin-delta B-like, producing the protein MLKLNKRRTFKMGQQQGKFRQKKLKGPLLKELQKKVPGMKIDEIQQSYLDFRRETKGKDALKRSDFIRVYKNAFGDNVGSLANSIFDAFDEDGNGTVDFEEFLIGLSITEMSANTDKVSKMKRIRWAFNVYDKDRSGTIDKREMRQIVKAVADVSVLPEEALENNESPKKFADRLFKEIDVNGDGEITFEEFEAAAERNTALIEMLLPVPENDL; encoded by the exons ATGCTAAAACTAAACAAAAGAAGAACATTCAAAATGGGACAACAGCAGGGAAAGTTTCGACAGAAAAAACTGAAAGGACCCCTTCTAAAGGAACTGCAAAAGAAAGTCCCGGGAATGAAAATAGACGAGATACAACAAAGCTATTTAGACTTCAGACGAGAAACAAAAGGAAAAGATGCCCTAAAGAGATCTGACTTTATACGTGTTTACAAAAACGCGTTCGGAGATAACGTTGGATCTTTGGCAAACAGTATTTTCGACGCTTTCGATGAAGATGGGAATGGAACTGTTGACTTTGAGGAATTTCTTATTGGACTTAGCATAACCGAAATGTCAGCAAACACAGATAAAGTGAGCAAAATGAAAAGAATAAGATGGGCTTTTAATGTGTATGACAAGGACCGCAGTGGTACAATTGATAAAAGAGAAATGAGGCAAATAGTGAAG GCAGTTGCAGACGTGTCAGTTTTACCAGAGGAGGCTTTAGAAAATAATGAATCACCAAAAAAATTTGCTGACAGATTGTTTAAAGAAATAGACGTTAATGGAGATGGTGAAATAACTTTTGAAGAATTTGAAGCAGCAGCTGAGAGAAATACGGCTTTGATAGAAATGTTACTACCAGTCCCTGAAAATGATTTATAG
- the LOC123524135 gene encoding neurocalcin-delta B-like, whose product MGQQQGKDRQQKLKGPLLKKLQKKVPGMKIEEIQEIYLDFRRETKGKDALKRDDFIRVYKNAFGEKVGSLANSIFDAFDEDGNGTVDFEEFLIGLSIAEMSANTDREGKMKRIRWAFNVYDKDGSGTIDKREMRQIVKAVADVSVLPAKDLENKESPNKFADRLFDEIDVNGDGEITYQEFAAAAERNATLIEMLMPAPESDL is encoded by the exons ATGGGACAACAGCAGGGCAAGGACCGACAGCAGAAACTGAAAGGACCCCTTCTgaagaaattgcaaaaaaaagtcCCGGGAATGAAGATAGAAGAAATTCAAGAAATTTATTTAGATTTCAGACGAGAAACAAAAGGAAAGGATGCACTCAAGCGGGATGACTTTATACGTGTTTATAAAAACGCGTTTGGAGAGAAAGTTGGATCTTTGGCAAACAGTATTTTTGACGCTTTTGACGAAGATGGGAATGGAACCGTTGATTTTGAGGAATTTCTTATTGGACTTAGCATAGCTGAAATGTCAGCAAACACAGACAGAGAAGGGAAAATGAAAAGAATAAGATGGGCTTTTAACGTGTATGATAAAGACGGCAGTGGTACCATTGACAAAAGAGAGATGAGACAAATAGTGAAG GCAGTTGCAGATGTGTCAGTTTTACCAGCAAAGGATTTAGAAAATAAGGAATCACCGAACAAGTTTGCTGACAGATTGTTTGATGAAATAGATGTTAATGGAGATGGTGAAATAACTTATCAAGAATTTGCAGCAGCAGCTGAGAGAAATGCGACTTTGATAGAAATGTTAATGCCAGCCCCTGAAAGTGATCTATAG
- the LOC123524138 gene encoding neurocalcin-delta B-like: MGQQQGKDRQQKLKGPLLKKLQKKVPGMKIEEIQEIYLDFRRETKGKDALKRDDFIRVYKNSFGEKVGSLANSIFDAFDEDGNGTVDFEEFLVGLSIAEMSANTDKVSKMKRIRWAFNVYDKDRSGTIDKREMRQIVKAVADVSVLPAKDLENKESPNKFADRLFDEIDVNGDGEITFEEFAAAAERNATLIEMLMPAPESDL, from the exons ATGGGACAACAGCAGGGCAAGGACCGTCAGCAGAAACTGAAAGGACCCCttctgaagaaattacaaaagaaagTCCCGGGAATGAAGATAGAAGAAATTCAAGAAATTTATTTAGACTTCAGACGAGAAACAAAAGGAAAGGATGCACTCAAGCGGGATGACTTTATACGTGTTTATAAAAACTCGTTCGGAGAGAAAGTTGGGTCTTTGGCAAACAGCATTTTTGACGCTTTTGATGAAGATGGGAATGGAACCGTTGATTTTGAGGAATTTCTTGTTGGACTTAGCATAGCTGAAATGTCAGCAAACACAGACAAAGTGAGCAAAATGAAAAGAATAAGATGGGCTTTTAACGTGTATGACAAGGACCGCAGTGGTACCATTGATAAAAGAGAGATGAGGCAAATAGTGAAG GCAGTTGCAGATGTTTCAGTTTTACCAGCAAAGGATTTAGAAAATAAGGAATCACCGAACAAATTTGCTGACAGATTGTTTGATGAAATAGATGTTAATGGAGATGGTGAAATAACTTTTGAAGAATTTGCAGCAGCAGCTGAGAGAAATGCGACTTTGATAGAAATGTTAATGCCAGCCCCTGAAAGTGATCTATAG
- the LOC123524134 gene encoding neurocalcin-delta B-like, producing MGQQQGKDRQQKLKGPLLKKLQKKVPGMKIEEIQEIYLDFRRETKGKDALKRDDFIRVYKNAFGEKVGSLANSIFDAFDEDGNGTVDFEEFLVGLSIAEMSANTDREGKMKRIRWAFNVYDKDGSGTIDKREMRQTVKAVADVSVLPEDALENKESPNKFADRLFDEIDVNGDGEITYNEFKAAAERNATLIEMLMPAPEIDI from the exons ATGGGACAACAGCAGGGCAAGGACCGACAGCAGAAACTGAAAGGACCCCTTCTGAAGAAATTGCAAAAGAAAGTCCCGGGAATGAAGATAGAAGAAATTCAAGAAATTTATTTAGACTTCAGACGAGAAACAAAAGGAAAGGATGCACTCAAGCGGGATGACTTTATACGTGTTTATAAAAACGCGTTTGGAGAGAAAGTTGGATCTTTGGCAAACAGCATTTTTGACGCTTTCGATGAAGATGGGAATGGAACCGTTGATTTTGAGGAATTTCTTGTCGGACTTAGCATAGCTGAAATGTCAGCAAACACAGACAGAGAAGGGAAAATGAAAAGAATAAGATGGGCTTTTAACGTGTATGATAAAGACGGCAGTGGTACCATTGATAAAAGAGAGATGAGACAAACAGTGAAG gcAGTTGCAGATGTGTCAGTTTTACCAGAAGATGCGTTAGAAAATAAAGAATCACCGAATAAATTTGCTGACAGATTGTTTGATGAAATAGATGTTAATGGAGATGGTGAAATAACTTATAATGAATTCAAAGCAGCCGCCGAGAGAAATGCGACTTTGATAGAAATGTTAATGCCAGCCCCTGAAATTGATATATAG